A window of Sutcliffiella cohnii contains these coding sequences:
- a CDS encoding YkvI family membrane protein: MLKNGLKWMFLILGTVIGAGYASGRELWQFFGVESGLAIFLFSLLFIVCSYIIMSVSVEEKSEHFSPVLKKIIGPKLASAYDVIIIVYLFMTTVVMLAGGGAALEVFSIPYWTGIFIICILLFVVFVYGVKGMITVNTFMLPVIVIALAAVLITFTSTEVAANFKLSLNEQNNWPSAFTFTALNILPLIAVLSAVGSEVKQKREIYIASIGSGVLLGSISYLYNRALITVESKLEFFEIPLFAIIQSYPYYMFFFMTLLLWVAIYTTAASQLMGIITRIRSYVSLPVWGICFIILVLMVPFTSFGFSTLVAILYPLFGIVNLYLLASILLYPIVNRN; encoded by the coding sequence ATGTTGAAGAACGGTCTTAAATGGATGTTTTTAATTTTAGGTACTGTAATTGGAGCAGGGTATGCTTCGGGTAGGGAACTTTGGCAATTTTTTGGTGTAGAAAGCGGACTAGCTATTTTTTTGTTTTCGTTATTATTTATTGTGTGTAGCTATATTATTATGTCGGTAAGTGTGGAGGAAAAGTCGGAACATTTTTCACCAGTGTTAAAGAAGATTATTGGTCCAAAATTAGCTTCTGCATATGATGTAATTATTATAGTCTATTTATTTATGACAACTGTAGTAATGCTAGCTGGTGGTGGGGCTGCATTAGAAGTATTTTCCATACCATATTGGACGGGAATTTTTATTATTTGCATACTACTGTTTGTAGTATTTGTCTATGGTGTTAAGGGAATGATTACAGTTAATACATTTATGTTGCCTGTTATTGTAATTGCGTTAGCTGCTGTGCTAATAACATTTACAAGTACGGAAGTTGCAGCGAATTTCAAGCTATCCTTAAACGAGCAAAATAATTGGCCAAGTGCCTTTACATTTACAGCGTTAAATATACTACCGTTAATTGCAGTGCTGTCAGCGGTTGGAAGTGAAGTAAAACAAAAACGGGAAATATATATTGCTAGCATAGGAAGTGGTGTTTTATTAGGGAGTATTTCGTACTTATATAATCGAGCACTTATAACGGTTGAGAGTAAGTTAGAGTTCTTTGAGATTCCTCTATTTGCTATTATCCAAAGCTATCCATATTATATGTTCTTTTTTATGACGTTGTTACTTTGGGTTGCTATTTATACGACAGCAGCATCTCAACTTATGGGAATTATCACACGGATTCGTAGTTATGTTTCTCTACCCGTATGGGGAATATGTTTCATTATTCTTGTACTAATGGTTCCCTTTACATCATTCGGTTTTTCAACATTAGTTGCTATACTTTATCCCTTATTTGGGATCGTGAATTTATATTTACTTGCATCAATCCTGTTATATCCAATCGTTAACCGCAATTAA
- the rplI gene encoding 50S ribosomal protein L9: MKVIFLKDVKGRGKKGEVKNVADGYAQNFLLKQGLALEATPANLKSLEAQKNKEAKDAANELAEAKKLKEKLEKITLQFQTKAGEGGRLFGSITTKQIAEELNKKHKTKIDKRKMELDDAIRALGYTNVPIKLHTEVTATLKVHVTEQK, translated from the coding sequence ATGAAGGTAATATTTTTAAAAGATGTAAAAGGTAGAGGGAAAAAAGGTGAAGTAAAAAACGTTGCAGATGGATATGCGCAAAACTTTTTATTAAAGCAAGGTTTAGCTTTAGAAGCAACTCCTGCTAATTTAAAATCTTTAGAAGCGCAAAAAAATAAAGAAGCGAAAGATGCTGCAAACGAATTAGCAGAAGCTAAGAAGCTAAAAGAAAAATTAGAAAAAATAACTTTACAATTTCAAACAAAAGCTGGAGAAGGTGGACGCCTTTTCGGTTCCATTACGACAAAGCAAATTGCCGAAGAGCTTAATAAAAAACATAAAACAAAAATAGACAAACGAAAGATGGAACTAGATGATGCAATTCGTGCATTAGGTTACACGAATGTGCCAATTAAATTACACACAGAAGTAACAGCAACTTTAAAAGTACATGTAACGGAACAGAAATAA
- a CDS encoding YybS family protein — translation MNGTKRLTEGAILLAIYVVLLLITIYIPIIGTITMIAMVLPFVFYANKYGWKHSLGVVVLANILAILFGSPIALMISLPTSTAGIAIGHLYSQKASRYKVLGVTTGVYLANFLIFYVLTMVLFELNITEIISTTTNESIQMVESMLAVVGQEQMDEVITRIEEMTTMFLYLLPSLLVTTSIAFAFISQWLSAFFLRRMKYEVPFFPPFRELVLPKSLLWYYLVVLLFSFMQMEEGSMLHLATLNLMYILMLAMTVQGFSFLFFLAHIKRWAKAIPIIIVITSFLVPPILYIIRMVGIIDIGFELRKRLAGK, via the coding sequence ATGAATGGAACAAAAAGATTAACAGAGGGTGCTATTCTTTTAGCTATATATGTAGTCCTTTTACTTATTACCATTTACATACCTATAATTGGCACCATAACAATGATTGCAATGGTGTTACCGTTTGTTTTTTATGCGAATAAATATGGGTGGAAGCACTCATTAGGTGTTGTCGTGTTAGCTAACATACTAGCGATTCTTTTCGGGTCACCAATTGCTTTAATGATAAGCTTACCTACAAGTACAGCTGGAATTGCAATAGGACATCTATATAGTCAAAAAGCAAGTAGATATAAAGTGTTAGGTGTTACAACCGGTGTTTATTTAGCGAACTTTCTTATATTCTACGTCTTAACGATGGTTCTATTTGAGCTCAACATTACAGAAATTATTAGTACGACTACAAACGAGTCGATCCAAATGGTTGAAAGTATGCTAGCAGTTGTGGGGCAAGAACAAATGGACGAAGTAATAACAAGAATTGAAGAAATGACAACGATGTTCTTATATTTACTACCATCCTTGCTAGTTACGACTTCAATTGCCTTTGCATTTATTTCTCAATGGTTATCTGCTTTCTTTTTAAGAAGGATGAAGTATGAAGTACCTTTCTTTCCTCCGTTTAGGGAGTTAGTATTACCAAAAAGTTTATTGTGGTATTATTTAGTAGTTCTGCTATTTTCTTTTATGCAAATGGAAGAAGGGTCAATGCTGCATTTAGCAACATTAAACTTAATGTACATACTAATGTTAGCGATGACAGTACAAGGATTTTCTTTCCTCTTCTTCTTAGCGCATATTAAACGATGGGCTAAAGCAATTCCAATTATAATTGTTATTACCTCTTTCCTTGTTCCACCTATCCTTTATATAATAAGAATGGTAGGTATCATTGATATTGGGTTTGAGTTAAGGAAACGTTTAGCTGGTAAGTAA
- a CDS encoding adenylosuccinate synthase, with the protein MASVVVVGTQWGDEGKGKITDFLSENAEVIARYQGGNNAGHTIKFNGETYKLHLIPSGIFYYNKICVIGNGMVVDPKALIQELKYLHDRGISTDNLRISNRAHVILPYHLKQDEVEEERKGANKIGTTKKGIGPAYMDKAARIGIRIADLLDRETFEEKLTRNLEEKNRLLERMYETKGFQKEDILDEYYEYGQQFAKYVCDTSVVLNDALDEGRRVLFEGAQGVMLDIDQGTYPFVTSSNPVAGGVTIGSGVGPSKINHVVGVSKAYTTRVGDGPFPTELHDEIGDQIREVGREYGTTTGRPRRIGWFDSVVVRHARRVSGLTDLSLNSIDVLTGIETLKICVAYKYKGKVMEEFPASLKILAECEPVYEEMPGWTEDITGVKTLGELPENARHYVERISQLTGIPLSIFSVGPDRSQTNVVRSVYA; encoded by the coding sequence ATGGCATCAGTAGTCGTAGTAGGAACACAGTGGGGCGATGAAGGTAAAGGGAAAATTACAGATTTTCTTTCTGAAAATGCAGAAGTAATTGCACGTTATCAAGGTGGTAACAATGCTGGACATACGATTAAATTTAATGGTGAAACATACAAACTACATTTAATTCCATCAGGTATTTTTTATTATAATAAAATATGTGTCATCGGAAACGGAATGGTAGTTGACCCGAAGGCACTAATCCAAGAATTGAAATATTTACACGACCGTGGAATCAGTACCGATAACTTACGGATTAGTAATAGAGCACACGTTATCTTACCGTATCATTTAAAACAAGATGAAGTAGAAGAAGAGCGTAAAGGTGCAAACAAAATTGGTACAACGAAAAAAGGAATAGGACCTGCTTATATGGATAAAGCAGCACGTATCGGTATTCGTATTGCAGACCTTCTAGACCGCGAAACATTTGAAGAAAAACTAACACGTAACTTAGAAGAAAAAAATCGCTTATTAGAAAGAATGTATGAAACAAAAGGCTTCCAAAAAGAAGATATTTTAGATGAGTATTATGAGTATGGACAACAGTTTGCAAAATATGTTTGTGATACATCAGTCGTATTAAATGATGCACTAGATGAAGGCCGTCGTGTTCTTTTTGAGGGTGCACAAGGAGTAATGTTAGATATTGACCAAGGAACGTATCCATTCGTAACAAGCTCCAATCCTGTTGCAGGTGGCGTCACAATTGGTTCAGGTGTAGGCCCTTCAAAAATCAATCATGTTGTAGGAGTATCAAAAGCTTATACTACTCGTGTAGGGGATGGGCCGTTTCCAACAGAATTACATGATGAAATCGGTGACCAAATTCGTGAAGTAGGTAGAGAATACGGAACAACGACTGGTAGACCACGCCGTATTGGCTGGTTTGATAGTGTTGTTGTACGTCATGCTAGACGTGTGAGTGGTCTTACTGACCTATCATTAAATTCTATTGATGTTTTAACAGGTATTGAAACGTTGAAAATTTGTGTAGCATACAAATATAAAGGTAAAGTAATGGAAGAATTCCCAGCTAGCTTAAAAATTCTTGCTGAATGTGAACCAGTATACGAAGAAATGCCAGGTTGGACAGAGGATATTACAGGAGTGAAAACATTAGGAGAACTTCCTGAAAATGCACGTCACTATGTAGAACGTATTTCACAACTAACAGGTATTCCTTTATCGATCTTTTCTGTCGGTCCAGATCGTTCGCAAACTAATGTAGTACGTAGTGTTTATGCTTAA
- the yyaC gene encoding spore protease YyaC yields MNLKSNFFDKKSDITRIAHDAKDAPVSIAKALQDLMPRFITLRPIVIVCIGTDRSTGDSLGPLVGTKLREYNSPSIHVYGTLDDPIHAVNLEDKIDQIMKLHPNPFIIAIDACLGRLKSVGQITVSDGPVMPGAGVKKDLPPVGNIHLTGIVNVSGFMEFFVLQNTRLSLVMKMANTIAASISELSLNIERKDLLSDFDTDQEQMNS; encoded by the coding sequence ATGAATCTAAAATCTAACTTTTTTGACAAGAAAAGTGATATTACGAGGATTGCACATGATGCTAAAGATGCTCCTGTTAGCATTGCAAAAGCATTACAAGATTTAATGCCTCGTTTTATTACTCTACGTCCGATCGTGATCGTCTGTATTGGGACCGATCGTTCAACTGGTGACTCATTAGGTCCACTTGTTGGAACAAAATTAAGAGAATATAATTCTCCTTCTATACATGTATATGGCACATTGGACGACCCTATTCATGCAGTTAACCTAGAAGATAAAATAGATCAAATTATGAAGCTTCATCCGAACCCTTTTATTATTGCAATTGATGCTTGTTTAGGTCGTTTAAAAAGTGTTGGACAAATTACAGTTAGCGATGGGCCTGTTATGCCTGGGGCAGGTGTAAAGAAGGATTTACCTCCAGTTGGCAATATACATTTAACTGGAATTGTAAATGTTAGTGGGTTTATGGAGTTTTTCGTTCTGCAAAACACAAGACTAAGTTTAGTAATGAAGATGGCTAATACAATTGCAGCTTCTATTTCCGAACTCTCACTCAATATAGAAAGAAAAGATTTACTATCTGATTTCGATACCGACCAAGAGCAAATGAATTCATAA
- a CDS encoding DHH family phosphoesterase, which produces MPNNLEIQRFRHPFYTLLALAACLNIALMFFQWLIGIGGFILLGLVVYYYVKVEAASKQEVEKYISTLSYRLKKVGEEALMEMPIGIMLFNDDYQIEWANPFIASSYQEDTLIGRSLYEVADDLIPFLKQQEKDNEIISIFDRKYKIVLKREERLLYFFDVTEQVQIERLYEDERTVIGTIFLDNYDEVTQGMDDQSRGSLNSQVTSILNKWALENGVYLKRVSAERYISIFNKHILSKLEKSKFSILDEMREQTSKQSLPLTLSIGIGTGVPSLPELGQLAQSSLDLALGRGGDQVAIKQTNGKVRFYGGKTNPVEKRTRVRARVISHALKEIINDSDKVLIMGHRYPDMDAIGAAIGIAKVAQLNQKEAYIILNHQEIDVGIRRLLEVMKEHESLWDRIVTPEEAYEISSQDTLLVVVDTHKPSLVIDEKVLNKLDKVVVIDHHRRGEDFIEDPLLVYMEPYASSTAELVTELIQYQPKRSKISMIEATALLAGIMVDTKSFTVRTGSRTFDAASYLRTQGADTILVQKLLKEDLDNYVKRAKLIESAYVYRDGIVIAKGTDEAVVDQILIAQAADTLLSMSDIHTSFVLAKRGAEEVGISARSLGDMNVQIIMENLQGGGHLTNAATQLQMSLEEAEKLLQQAIDQCFEGGTKEE; this is translated from the coding sequence ATGCCTAATAACTTAGAAATACAGCGCTTTAGGCATCCTTTCTATACGTTGTTAGCTTTAGCGGCTTGTTTAAACATTGCGCTTATGTTTTTCCAATGGCTAATTGGGATAGGAGGATTTATTCTTCTCGGTTTAGTTGTTTATTATTACGTAAAAGTAGAAGCAGCTTCTAAACAAGAAGTCGAAAAATACATATCCACTTTATCTTACCGTCTTAAAAAAGTAGGCGAAGAAGCATTAATGGAGATGCCAATTGGAATCATGCTGTTTAACGATGATTATCAAATAGAGTGGGCAAATCCTTTTATAGCCTCTAGCTACCAAGAAGACACGTTAATTGGTCGCTCGTTATACGAGGTTGCTGATGATTTAATTCCTTTTCTAAAACAGCAGGAAAAGGATAATGAGATTATTTCTATTTTTGATAGAAAATACAAAATAGTGCTCAAAAGAGAAGAAAGATTATTATACTTCTTTGACGTAACAGAACAAGTTCAAATAGAACGTCTTTATGAAGATGAGCGGACTGTTATTGGAACAATCTTTTTGGATAATTACGATGAAGTAACGCAAGGCATGGATGATCAATCTAGAGGGTCGTTAAATAGCCAAGTAACGTCAATATTAAATAAGTGGGCACTTGAAAATGGAGTATACTTAAAAAGAGTATCCGCTGAGCGCTATATTTCCATTTTTAACAAACATATTTTAAGTAAATTAGAGAAAAGTAAATTTTCTATATTAGATGAAATGCGAGAACAAACATCTAAGCAAAGCTTACCATTAACATTGAGTATTGGAATTGGAACAGGTGTCCCATCATTGCCAGAGTTAGGTCAGTTGGCGCAATCGAGCTTAGACTTAGCATTAGGTCGGGGTGGAGACCAAGTTGCCATAAAACAAACGAATGGTAAAGTTCGCTTTTACGGTGGAAAAACAAATCCAGTAGAAAAACGAACACGTGTAAGAGCTAGAGTTATCTCTCATGCATTAAAAGAGATTATTAATGATAGTGATAAAGTGTTAATAATGGGGCACCGCTATCCGGATATGGATGCGATTGGAGCTGCAATAGGAATTGCGAAAGTTGCTCAATTAAACCAAAAAGAAGCCTATATTATTTTAAATCATCAAGAAATTGATGTGGGGATTCGTCGCCTTTTAGAAGTAATGAAAGAACATGAATCACTTTGGGATCGTATCGTTACTCCTGAAGAAGCTTATGAAATTTCATCACAGGATACGTTATTAGTAGTTGTAGATACTCATAAACCATCATTGGTAATAGATGAAAAAGTGTTAAATAAGCTTGATAAAGTGGTTGTCATTGATCATCATCGACGCGGGGAGGATTTTATTGAAGATCCACTACTTGTCTATATGGAGCCGTACGCTTCCTCTACAGCAGAACTAGTAACGGAGCTTATCCAATACCAGCCAAAACGTTCCAAGATCTCAATGATTGAAGCGACAGCATTATTAGCTGGTATTATGGTTGATACGAAAAGCTTTACCGTAAGAACGGGCTCAAGAACGTTTGATGCTGCATCCTATCTTCGAACTCAAGGTGCAGATACGATTTTAGTGCAAAAGTTGTTAAAGGAAGACTTAGACAACTATGTGAAACGTGCAAAGTTAATTGAAAGCGCCTATGTGTATAGGGATGGAATTGTTATTGCCAAAGGAACAGACGAGGCGGTAGTGGACCAAATTTTAATCGCTCAGGCCGCAGATACGTTATTATCAATGAGTGATATTCATACTTCATTTGTATTGGCTAAACGTGGAGCAGAAGAGGTTGGAATTAGTGCACGATCATTAGGTGATATGAACGTTCAAATTATTATGGAAAATCTTCAGGGTGGCGGGCATTTAACAAACGCTGCCACACAGCTACAGATGTCTTTAGAAGAGGCTGAGAAATTACTACAGCAAGCAATAGACCAATGTTTTGAAGGAGGTACTAAAGAGGAATGA
- a CDS encoding DUF951 domain-containing protein, with translation MVDKEFGLNDIVEMKKQHPCGTNRWKIIRMGMDIRIKCEGCEHSIMMPRKDFARKIKKILVKHEQ, from the coding sequence ATGGTAGATAAAGAATTTGGATTAAATGATATAGTGGAAATGAAAAAGCAACATCCTTGCGGTACAAACCGTTGGAAAATTATTCGAATGGGAATGGATATCCGAATAAAGTGTGAAGGTTGCGAACATAGCATTATGATGCCAAGAAAAGACTTCGCACGAAAAATTAAGAAAATTTTAGTGAAACACGAACAGTAA
- the dnaB gene encoding replicative DNA helicase encodes MSDLFADRIPPQNIEAEQAVLGAIFFEPSSLTLASELLLPDDFYRAAHQKIFDTMLTLSDQGEPIDLVTVTASLADQKILEEIGGVSYLSDLANAVPTAANIEYYAKIVEEKSILRRLIRTATNIAQEGYAREDEVAGLLNEAEKQILEVSQRKNAGVFKNIKDVLVQAYDNIEAMHNQKGEVTGIPTGFSELDRMTAGFQRNDLIIVAARPSVGKTAFALNIAQNVAVKARENVAIFSLEMGADQLVMRMLCAEGNINAQNLRTGQLTTEDWGKLTMAMGSLSNAGIYIDDTPGIRVSEIRSKCRRLAQENGLGMILIDYLQLIQGSGRNGGENRQQEVSEISRSLKALARELKVPVIALSQLSRGVEQRQDKRPMMSDIRESGSIEQDADIVAFLYRDDYYDKESENKNIIEIIIAKQRNGPVGTVSLAFVKEYNKFVNLERRFDDEAIPSGA; translated from the coding sequence ATGAGTGACCTGTTTGCAGATAGAATACCACCACAAAATATTGAGGCCGAACAGGCAGTATTAGGTGCAATATTTTTTGAACCAAGCTCTTTAACCCTAGCTTCTGAGCTATTATTACCAGATGATTTTTATCGAGCAGCACATCAAAAAATATTTGATACGATGCTTACATTATCTGACCAAGGCGAACCGATAGATTTAGTAACAGTTACTGCTAGCTTAGCGGACCAAAAGATATTAGAAGAAATTGGTGGAGTCTCGTATTTAAGTGACTTAGCAAATGCGGTTCCGACTGCGGCAAACATTGAATATTACGCAAAAATTGTAGAAGAAAAATCTATTTTACGCCGTTTAATTCGTACAGCAACAAACATCGCTCAGGAAGGTTATGCAAGAGAAGATGAAGTAGCTGGTTTATTGAATGAGGCAGAAAAGCAAATATTAGAAGTATCACAACGAAAAAATGCAGGTGTTTTTAAAAATATAAAAGATGTACTCGTACAAGCTTACGATAATATAGAGGCAATGCATAATCAAAAAGGAGAAGTGACAGGTATTCCTACTGGTTTCTCCGAATTAGACAGAATGACAGCGGGTTTCCAGCGAAATGACTTAATTATTGTAGCAGCACGTCCTTCCGTTGGTAAAACAGCATTTGCCCTAAATATTGCGCAAAACGTAGCGGTAAAAGCAAGGGAAAATGTTGCTATCTTTAGTTTAGAGATGGGAGCAGACCAGCTTGTAATGAGGATGCTTTGTGCAGAAGGAAATATAAATGCCCAAAACTTACGTACAGGCCAGCTAACGACAGAGGACTGGGGAAAACTTACGATGGCAATGGGTAGCTTATCAAATGCTGGTATATACATTGATGATACACCTGGTATTCGAGTTAGTGAAATTCGTTCTAAATGTCGTCGTCTTGCACAGGAAAATGGATTAGGGATGATTTTAATTGACTATCTACAACTTATACAAGGTAGTGGTCGAAATGGCGGAGAAAACCGTCAGCAGGAAGTATCAGAAATTTCTCGTTCATTAAAGGCATTAGCTCGTGAATTAAAAGTACCTGTCATTGCATTATCGCAGTTATCACGTGGCGTAGAGCAACGTCAAGATAAACGTCCAATGATGTCTGACATTCGTGAATCTGGAAGTATTGAGCAGGATGCTGACATTGTAGCTTTCTTATATCGTGACGATTATTATGATAAGGAAAGTGAAAATAAAAATATTATTGAAATTATTATCGCGAAGCAACGTAACGGTCCAGTTGGTACAGTATCGCTAGCATTCGTAAAAGAATATAATAAGTTCGTTAATTTAGAGCGGCGATTTGATGATGAAGCAATCCCATCAGGGGCATAA
- the rpsF gene encoding 30S ribosomal protein S6, with translation MRKYEVMYIIRPNIEEEAKKALVERFNGILTENGAEIAEVKEWGKRRLAYEINDFRDGYYMILKVASEAAAVQEFDRLAKISEDIIRHIVIKENE, from the coding sequence ATGAGAAAGTATGAAGTTATGTATATCATCCGTCCAAACATTGAGGAAGAAGCTAAAAAAGCTTTAGTTGAGCGTTTCAACGGAATTTTAACTGAAAATGGTGCTGAAATTGCTGAAGTAAAAGAGTGGGGAAAACGCCGCTTAGCTTACGAAATCAATGATTTCCGCGACGGTTACTATATGATCTTAAAAGTAGCATCTGAAGCTGCTGCTGTTCAAGAGTTTGATCGTCTAGCTAAAATTAGCGAAGACATCATCCGTCATATCGTAATTAAAGAAAACGAATAA
- the ychF gene encoding redox-regulated ATPase YchF, giving the protein MALTAGIVGLPNVGKSTLFNAITQAGAESANYPFCTIDPNVGIVDVPDDRLQKLTELVKPKKTVPTHFEFTDIAGIVKGASKGEGLGNKFLSHIRQVDAICHVVRCFADENITHVSGKVDPIADIETINLELILADLESVDKRLERVAKLAKQKDKEAVYEHEVLVKLKEALENELPARTVEVTEEQAKFVKGMHLLTSKPVLYVANVSEDDIADPSDNEYVQKVREFAGNEGAEVIVVCAKIESEIVELDADEKAMFLEELGIEESGLDQLIRAAYSLLGLATYFTAGEQEVRAWTFRLGMKAPQCAGIIHTDFERGFIRAETVSYEDLLDAKSMGAAREAGKVRLEGKEYLVKDGDVIHFRFNV; this is encoded by the coding sequence ATGGCTTTAACAGCTGGTATTGTTGGTCTACCAAACGTAGGGAAATCAACATTATTTAATGCAATTACACAAGCAGGAGCGGAGTCTGCAAACTACCCGTTCTGTACAATAGATCCGAACGTCGGAATTGTAGATGTTCCAGACGATCGCCTTCAAAAATTAACAGAATTAGTAAAACCGAAAAAAACAGTACCGACTCATTTCGAATTTACAGATATTGCTGGAATCGTAAAAGGAGCAAGTAAAGGCGAAGGATTAGGTAATAAATTTTTATCTCATATTCGTCAAGTAGATGCAATTTGCCATGTAGTTCGTTGTTTTGCTGATGAGAACATTACTCACGTTTCTGGTAAAGTCGATCCAATCGCAGATATTGAGACAATTAATTTAGAGTTAATTTTAGCGGACTTAGAATCAGTAGATAAACGTCTAGAGCGTGTAGCGAAATTAGCTAAGCAAAAAGATAAAGAGGCTGTTTATGAGCACGAAGTTTTAGTGAAGCTAAAAGAAGCTCTAGAAAATGAGCTACCTGCACGCACAGTGGAAGTGACAGAAGAGCAAGCTAAATTTGTTAAAGGGATGCATTTATTAACTAGCAAACCTGTTCTTTATGTAGCGAACGTAAGCGAAGATGACATAGCTGATCCATCTGATAATGAATATGTACAAAAAGTACGTGAATTTGCCGGGAATGAAGGAGCAGAAGTAATAGTTGTTTGTGCAAAAATTGAGTCTGAAATAGTAGAATTAGATGCTGATGAGAAAGCAATGTTCTTAGAAGAGCTAGGAATTGAAGAATCTGGTTTAGATCAATTAATACGTGCTGCATATAGCTTGCTAGGTTTAGCAACTTATTTTACAGCTGGAGAACAAGAAGTTCGTGCATGGACATTTAGATTAGGAATGAAAGCTCCACAATGTGCTGGCATTATCCATACGGACTTTGAAAGAGGTTTTATCCGTGCAGAAACTGTTTCTTATGAGGACCTACTAGATGCAAAATCAATGGGGGCTGCAAGAGAGGCTGGAAAAGTACGTTTAGAAGGTAAAGAGTATTTAGTAAAAGACGGAGATGTAATCCATTTCCGATTCAACGTATAG
- the ssb gene encoding single-stranded DNA-binding protein: protein MLNRVVLVGRLTKDPELRYTASGVAVATFTLAVNRAFQNQQGEREADFINCVVWRKPAENVANFLKKGSLAGVDGRMQTRNYEGQDGRRVYVTEVVAESVQFLEPRNASGGGGSRPNFNENQGYGSSPFGNDQNHDQRGGSNNNNRNQGFTRLDDDPFANEGQTIDISDDDLPF, encoded by the coding sequence ATGTTAAATCGCGTTGTTTTAGTAGGTCGTCTTACGAAAGACCCTGAATTACGCTATACTGCAAGTGGAGTAGCTGTAGCTACATTTACGTTAGCAGTTAATAGAGCTTTTCAAAACCAACAAGGTGAAAGAGAAGCAGATTTTATTAACTGTGTTGTATGGAGAAAACCAGCTGAGAATGTTGCCAACTTCTTGAAAAAAGGAAGTTTAGCAGGAGTAGATGGTCGTATGCAAACACGTAATTATGAAGGTCAAGATGGACGTCGTGTATACGTAACAGAAGTAGTAGCGGAAAGTGTTCAATTCCTTGAACCACGAAATGCTTCTGGCGGCGGTGGAAGTCGCCCTAATTTCAATGAAAATCAAGGGTACGGTTCTTCTCCATTTGGAAATGATCAGAACCATGACCAACGAGGCGGTTCTAATAATAACAACCGCAATCAAGGCTTTACACGTCTTGATGATGACCCGTTCGCAAATGAGGGACAAACAATAGATATATCTGATGACGATTTACCGTTCTAA
- the rpsR gene encoding 30S ribosomal protein S18: MGGRRGGRNKRRKVCYFTANGITHIDYKDIDVLKKFVSERGKILPRRVTGTSAKYQRKLTIAIKRARQMALLPYVVGE, translated from the coding sequence ATGGGAGGACGCAGAGGCGGACGTAACAAACGTCGTAAAGTTTGTTATTTCACAGCTAACGGTATCACTCATATCGATTACAAAGATATTGATGTGTTAAAGAAATTTGTATCTGAGCGTGGAAAAATTTTACCTCGTCGTGTGACAGGTACTAGCGCTAAATACCAACGTAAATTAACGATCGCGATCAAACGCGCTCGTCAAATGGCTTTATTACCATACGTTGTTGGTGAATAA